The DNA window ACGGCGCACCACTTGGTATGGCCGCCACAGATAGCTGACCGGAATGCTCCAGACGTGCACCAGACGGGTGAACGGCGCGATCAGGAACAGGGTCAGGCCCAGGAAGATGTGCATCTTGTAGACCCAGCTGACGCCCTCGATGTAGTCAGCGGCACCGGCACGGAAGGTCACGATGTGCTGCGCCCACTCGGCCAGCTGCACCATCACCCCACCGTCCAGATGTCCAGCCGACACGCGGATGCTGTACAGGCCAAGACAGAGCTGGGCGAACAGCAGCACCAGCACCAGGGTGTCGCCGAAGCTGCCGGTGGCGCGCACGCGGGCGTTGGTCAGGCGGCGCACCAGCAGGATGCTGATGCCGATGAAGCACAACGCACCGAACACGCCGCCCACCACCATCGCCAGCATCTGCTTCTGCGAGGAGGTGATGAAGTGCTCGTACACCACGTGTGGGGTCAGCAGGCCCACCAGATGACCACCCAGGATGGCCAGGATGCCGATGTGGAAGCAGTTGCTGCCGATCCGCATGCCCTTGTCCGACAGCATCTGGCTGGAACCGGTGCGCCAGGTGTACATGGCCTTGTCATAGCGCGCCCAGCTGCCGATCAGCAGCACCGCCACGGCGATGTATGGGTAGTACTGGAAAGCGAATTGATGCAGGTAGTAGTTCATGGCTGGACCTCTCGATGCACAGGGCGGGCCGGTGAGCGTGTCGGTGGCTTGCAGTCTTCGGCAGGAGCTTCGGC is part of the Stenotrophomonas lactitubi genome and encodes:
- the narI gene encoding respiratory nitrate reductase subunit gamma — translated: MNYYLHQFAFQYYPYIAVAVLLIGSWARYDKAMYTWRTGSSQMLSDKGMRIGSNCFHIGILAILGGHLVGLLTPHVVYEHFITSSQKQMLAMVVGGVFGALCFIGISILLVRRLTNARVRATGSFGDTLVLVLLFAQLCLGLYSIRVSAGHLDGGVMVQLAEWAQHIVTFRAGAADYIEGVSWVYKMHIFLGLTLFLIAPFTRLVHVWSIPVSYLWRPYQVVRRRQAALRYGPRE